Within Equus przewalskii isolate Varuska chromosome 9, EquPr2, whole genome shotgun sequence, the genomic segment GTGGGTCCGGACCCCTGGGTCTGGGGGAGGACGGGCTGGGGGCCCGGAATCCcaggtctgagggaggagaggctgggggcctggacccctgggtctgagggaggaggggctgggggcctgaaCTCCCAGGTctgagagaggaggggctgggggcctgaaCTCCCAGGTctgagagaggaggggctgggggcctggactcctgggtcagagggaggaggggactaGAGGCCTGGACTCCTGGATCCTGAGAGAAGGACCTGGAAGCTTAGGTTCCAAGGAGAAGCCCAGACACCTGTGCATCTGAGGAAGAAATGTGTCTGGGAACTGGACTCCTGTGTGCTCAGGGAGCTATTGTTCAGGTATGGTGGGCCCCAGAGGAGCTCAAAGCCTGTTAGACTGCCCTCCTCTGTGTCCCACACTAGAAGGAGGAAGTTTTGTTTCCTTGTGGCTGAGTGAGGCCTTTTGAGCTGTTGAAGGGCAGCAGCTGAGAGATGAGACATTTTAGGGCCTGAGGCACGATCTGGACACCTGGTCAGGAATCGAGGCTGGGCCCTGGATTCCTAAATGTCTTTAGGACAAAAAGGTCTCGGAGGGACGGAAGAAAGAAGCTGATTTTTCAGAGTATAGGTGTCTGGCGTGCTCAGGGCTGAGGGCCTGGCCGGAGTCCTGAGGTCTGAAGCTGTTTAACGGAGCAGGAGAGGCCCAGAGATTTCAGTGCAAAGGGCCTGGGCACTGCACAGTCCAGCTGGGGAGCTGACTTTCCTGGAAGTTGGAGAACTAGCTGGCTGGGTTCCTGAGGGGCGCTGGACCCCATGTGGAGGAGCGGGATAGTCAGGAGGAAGCTCAGCTTCCCGTGGGTTGGAGTACTAAAGACGTAAATCCCAGGTGGAGGTAGACTGAGGACGAAGGCTCCTGTCTctgaggtgggagggtgggcaTGGGAGGGGGGTGCCGCCCAGAGGTAAGGCCCACTTCCAGAAGGGAGGGGAAGCTCCTGGTCTTCCAGGAGCTGGGAGCGGACACCTGCTCCGTGAGAGGAGACAGATTGGGAAGTTGGAAGCTCAGATCAGATGTGGTCCCTGAGAACATACGCATGTGGAGGTTGGGGTCTTGAATGTTTGTAGGTTAGAAATGCCTAGGCCTATtaggtgagggaggagggcccAGGGGCTTGGAGGCAGAGCCCTGGGTACTGCAACAGAGGAAGTAGAGagatgggatttttttgtttggttggttgttttaatgttgaaagctttctctctctcttctttctttttttttggtgaggaagattggtcctgagctaacgtctgttaccaatctttctctgttttttttttcctccccaaagtcccagtacatagttgtatatcctagttgtaagtcattctagttcttctgtgatggatgccgccacagcatggcccgatgaatggtgtgtaggttggcgcccaggatctgaactggggaaccctgggccgctgaagcagaatgcgggccgctgaagcagaacgcccgaatttaaccactcgaccacggggctggccccctgagagATGGGCTTTTAAGAGCTCATGAAGACAGGGCCTCTTGTTCGACAGGGGCAGTgggggcaggctggggagagggacgCTTTAGAGCAGAGTCTTGAGTGGCTGGGTTGCTGAGACCCTGGGGGATGGAGGGCAGCTTTGAGTGTCTAGAGTAGGAAGAAAAGTATGTGGTTTTATAGTAGGTGGGTTGCggagggaagaaaggagtgtcttggaaaggagagagattgGGGCCTAGATTCCTAGCTTCGGACATGGGAGGTGGGAAACCTGAgtccagagggaggagggggctgggaccTGGGTGACCAACTCATCCGTGTAGGCCTAGGACTGtcaatttgaaaacagaaaggcCCACATCCTGGGTCCCCCCCAGCTAGAGTCCACGTTCCTTCATCCCCAGGGGGAGGcaagggctgggggcctggatcCCCGGGTTTGGAACCTTCTTAGGGcactttctttcccctccccagccATGCCGGTTACAGTAACCCGCACGACCATCACGACCACCACCACGTCATCCTCAGCCCTGGGCTCCTCAACCATTGTGGGGTCCCCTCGGGCACTGACCCAGCCCCTGGGCCTCCTGCGCCTGCTGCAGCTGATCTCCACCTGTGTGGCCTTCTCGCTGGTGGCCAGTGTGGGTGCCTGGACGGGACCCATGGGTAACTGGTCCATGTTCACCTGGTGCTTCTGCTTTGCCGTGACCCTCATCATCCTCATCGTGGAATTAGCCGGGCTCCAGGCCCGCTTCCCCCTCTCCTGGCGCAACTTCCCCATCACCTTTGCCTGCTATGCTGCCCTCTTCTGCCTCTCGTCTTCCATCATCTACCCCACCACCTACGTCCAGTTCTTACCTCACGGCCGCTCCCGGGACCACGCAATCGCCGCCACCGCCTTCTCCTGCATTGCCTGCGTGGCTTACGCCACCGAAGTGGCCTGGACCCGGGCCCGGCCCGGCGAGATCACCGGCTACATGGCCACGGTGCCAGGGCTGCTCAAGGTGCTGGAGACCTTCGTGGCCTGCATCATCTTCGCCTTCATCAGCAGCACCCAGCTGTACCAGCACAAGCCGGCCCTGGAGTGGTGCGTGGCCGTGTATGCCATCTGCTTCATCCTGGCGGCCGTGGCCATCCTGCTGAACCTGGGCGACTGCACCAACATGCTGCCCATCCCCTTCCCCAGCTTCctgtcggggctggccctgctctCCGTCCTCCTCTACGCCACTGCTCTTGTCCTCTGGCCACTCTACCAGTTCGACGAGAAGTATGGTGGCCAGCCCCGGCGGTCGAGGGAGCACAACTGCAGCACCAGCCACGCCCACTATGTGTGCGATTGGGACCGCCGCCTGGCCGTGGCCATCTTGACGGCCATCAACCTGCTGGCCTATGTGGCCGACCTGGTGTACTCGGCCCGCCTGGTTTTTGTCAGGGTCTGAGGCTCTGACCTGGGGCTCCTGATACCCTGTTCTCTCCCATGATGCCCGGTTCCTGGCTCCATGCTTTCTCACCCTGCTCATTTCCTCCTCAGTTCATCtcgctctcttttctgtttccttccctccctctctcccttccaggTTGccatctcttttccttcctgctttgttTGGTTGCCCACATCCTGTTTTGCCTCCTGTTGGCCTCTttttttgctgtcttcctttctaCCTGTCCTGCTTTTCGGCTCTTTTCCGGGCGTCCtgttggttttctcatctgcgtGCTTCCTCACCACCTCTTCCCATTTGCCTTCTGCCCGTTTTCCTCGGGAGCCCTGagacttctttcttctcttgccccACCTCCAAAGGTGCTGAGCTCCACATCCCACACACCCCTCTTCACAGCTGTTCATACCCTGGGCCTCCCGAGGGGCCTCATTGCCAAAGCATGCCTGCCCGCCCTGGCTGTGCCTTagtcggtgtgtgtgtgtgtctgtgtttgaggggtgggggtggg encodes:
- the MYADM gene encoding myeloid-associated differentiation marker gives rise to the protein MPVTVTRTTITTTTTSSSALGSSTIVGSPRALTQPLGLLRLLQLISTCVAFSLVASVGAWTGPMGNWSMFTWCFCFAVTLIILIVELAGLQARFPLSWRNFPITFACYAALFCLSSSIIYPTTYVQFLPHGRSRDHAIAATAFSCIACVAYATEVAWTRARPGEITGYMATVPGLLKVLETFVACIIFAFISSTQLYQHKPALEWCVAVYAICFILAAVAILLNLGDCTNMLPIPFPSFLSGLALLSVLLYATALVLWPLYQFDEKYGGQPRRSREHNCSTSHAHYVCDWDRRLAVAILTAINLLAYVADLVYSARLVFVRV